TGGTCCTACTATAATTACATGAGTTTTTGCAATATCCTTTATTACCATTTTTTGAACATGCTCAGTAACAAAGCCTGTACTTCCAAACCATCCTTCTTCTGGTCTATCAAGAGTTACATTGACTGGGAATTTCTCTCCCCATTTTGCTAGTTCAGGTACAAAAAGTCTGTCTTTCATAGACTTAAATCCAACAATAAGTCTAAAGCTATTAAGTGAATCAAGATTGTTGTAATAGTAGTTTATAAGGTTTTTTACTGGTGCTAGGCCAGTTCCACCTACTACTAATATTAAATCCTTGCCAAAATTATCTTCAACTCTAAATCCGTTGCCATAAGGTCCTCTTAAATATATAAAATCACCTGGTTTTTTTTCAAATAATTCATCAGTAACTTTTCCAACTT
This is a stretch of genomic DNA from Acetoanaerobium sticklandii. It encodes these proteins:
- the asrB gene encoding anaerobic sulfite reductase subunit AsrB, which gives rise to MNPYIPFPAEIIKINQQTDIDYTFFVKSDLKVRSGQFVQLSIPRVGEAPISISDFGDGYIEMTIRKVGKVTDELFEKKPGDFIYLRGPYGNGFRVEDNFGKDLILVVGGTGLAPVKNLINYYYNNLDSLNSFRLIVGFKSMKDRLFVPELAKWGEKFPVNVTLDRPEEGWFGSTGFVTEHVQKMVIKDIAKTHVIIVGPPPMMKFTALGFQQIGMPKEQIWMSFERKMSCGLGKCGHCKVDETYVCLEGPVFRYDKAIKLVD